The following are encoded together in the Malaya genurostris strain Urasoe2022 chromosome 3, Malgen_1.1, whole genome shotgun sequence genome:
- the LOC131433968 gene encoding uncharacterized protein LOC131433968 yields the protein MSDSPRDNPSDSESTPSLDLTTTPCGICGPSTCDEQMIGCDGCSKWFHSRCVGVNVDSIPDKWYCQSKACQKQAQEYLQKVKDPKEQAGGQKVDELDETVGFSIKSSSSVENRIKALEEKQKQQTEELDAEIWLQQKERKMQRALKRKKMEMEMRMREEEEEEERALMEEMLQRKTSQVQRMRTNRQSFETQMAELDEQLKALLVTKGNSKGNGNLPPENDSIQDDKSSKNEDASSDHQSQCSSRMSGMTIDTSPRGLVPSQTGPTKAQMAARKGLTSKLPKFSGKPRQWPLFYASYKASNEACGYMQHENLVRLQECLEGKALELVSGQLLLPDTVPRVIEKLRRHYGRPEQLLQEFLDQVDELEPPKPDNLRSFIPFGNTVEQLCEHLEAAGLRQHLVNPLLIKSLVAKIPDREKRDWIHYQRIHAASEPTLRTLTDFLMEIVDDACDVDVDIEPRAFQRKGSVQPANRKSKDKGALFSHSEAGCSVSGSFNQAKLKPCKMCGRTDHRLRYCEDFRNIEYADRLQLVTREKLCIVCLNEHGGQCKFKIRCNVGECREHHNPLMHPAGTVVGMSAHIQSNSTILFRMVPVQLQWGGQSIKVLAFLDEGASVTLLEKKLADRLGVVGVKERLSIKWTANVVREEKESRRMNIWASGVSDSAGNKLLLRNVRTVNKLSLPHQKLDSQKLITQFKYMQGLPIDSYDGQPALLIGLNNIHSFAPLEAKMGTPADPIAVKCNLGWTVYGPKHSMQAQVENYLGYHKEITNEDLHELLRSHYALEESVVIVPQETKEERRARETLERTTKRVGERFETGLLWKTDNPLFPDSYPMALRRMRQLEKRLDKNPLLRENVNMQINDYQLKGYAHLASFDELVNTTSEKIWYLPLNVVQNPKKPDKVRLVWDAAATVQGVSLNSKLLKGPDLLVPLVKVIIGFRERRIAFGGDLKEMFHQLKIRTEDKQAQRFIHRMSSEDPPSIYVMDVATFGATSSPCSAQFVKNRNAENFAGQYPEAAAAIINRHYVDDYFDSVDTIEAAVKLAAEVRLVHSKGGFEIRNWISNSPEVLRHLGEAKPVAPVYFNRDKENFKERVLGVIWDPETDLFSFSTRHRVELLSYLYEDKRPTKRLVASCVMGFFDPLGLLSPFTIHGKIIIQYLWRSKCDWDQEIDSNCWNLWKRWTSVLPEVEAIRIPRCYIGEAKSDEIETLEVHIFTDASDLAYGCVAYLRVVIRGVVQCTLIMSRAKVAPLKRQSIPRLELMGAVLGARLSQTILSTHSHKIARTFLWTDSRTVCSWLHSDQHRYKQFVAFRVGEIWELTNVKDWRWIPTKLNIADSLTKWGQGPLLRSDGEWFTGPAFLYLPPNQWPSKDTTFDETGEEMRSAVLFHGVVDAEVISRWTRLLRVTASVIRFINNCRRKQKGEPILTSQATPKQHQIIDTIGAKTAAVLEPLNREELRQAEIVLWRQVQWDSFPCEMSTLSKNLERKSEEPLAVIKKDSPIYKSSPVLDEEGVLRMDGRTVNANEGSFDKKHPIILSRFHQITQKLIQYYHEEFGHANSETVFNEMRQRFHIPKLRSTIKNVVKKCIWCRVNKCRPRSPRMAPLPVERVTSSMRPFSSVGIDYLGPLEVVIGRRKEKRWVALFTCMAVRAVHLEVVHSLTTESCRMAISRFSSRFGKPDQIFSDNATCFRGANNEIVKMQKINGECAESLASPTTVWHFNPPGTPHMGGIWERMVRSVKDAMRTLDDGYKLTDEILTTTLAKVADMINTRPLTYLPQDSDETEALTPNHFLRGTVTDAGTQFEDVPSNLAEALRKLYKRSQFLAERMWERWRKEYLPTINQRSKWFDEQKPLEIGDLVFVVDGKNRKGWKRGIVEAVIQGVDGRVRQVDVRNADGSVQRRGVVNLAVLEI from the coding sequence ATGTCGGACTCGCCTCGCGATAACCCTTCCGATTCCGAATCCACTCCAAGTTTGGATCTAACTACAACACCATGTGGAATCTGCGGTCCGTCGACATGCGACGAACAAATGATCGGTTGTGACGGCTGTTCGAAATGGTTCCATTCTCGTTGCGTAGGGGTGAATGTGGATTCGATTCCTGATAAATGGTACTGCCAAAGTAAAGCCTGCCAGAAACAGGCCCAGGAGTACCTACAGAAGGTTAAGGATCCCAAAGAGCAGGCTGGCGGTCAGAAGGTCGACGAACTGGACGAAACCGTTGGTTTCTCAATCAAAAGCTCTTCTAGCGTGGAAAACAGAATAAAAGCTCTGGAGGAAAAGCAAAAGCAACAAACTGAGGAGCTCGATGCGGAGATATGGCTGCAACAAAAGGAAAGAAAGATGCAGCGCGcattgaaaaggaaaaaaatggaGATGGAGATGAGAATGcgcgaagaagaagaagaagaagaaagagcATTAATGGAGGAGATGTTGCAGCGGAAGACTTCTCAGGTTCAGCGAATGAGGACAAACCGCCAGTCGTTCGAAACGCAGATGGCGGAGCTTGACGAGCAGCTAAAAGCTTTGTTAGTCACAAAAGGTAATTCAAAGGGAAACGGCAATCTTCCACCAGAAAATGATTCTATTCAAGACGACAAAAGTTCCAAAAACGAGGACGCTTCTTCGGATCATCAGAGTCAATGCTCTAGTCGGATGTCAGGAATGACCATAGATACGAGTCCACGTGGGCTGGTGCCGTCACAAACCGGGCCCACGAAAGCCCAGATGGCCGCGAGAAAGGGACTAACATCCAAACTTCCCAAGTTCTCCGGTAAGCCAAGACAGTGGCCGTTGTTCTATGCGTCGTATAAAGCATCTAATGAAGCCTGTGGATATATGCAGCATGAAAACTTGGTTCGGTTGCAGGAATGTCTGGAAGGGAAGGCTTTGGAGTTGGTCTCTGGCCAGCTATTACTTCCGGATACGGTCCCGAGAGTTATAGAGAAGCTACGGAGACACTATGGTCGTCCTGAACAACTACTTCAGGAGTTCTTGGATCAAGTTGACGAGTTAGAACCACCAAAACCAGACAATCTGCGAAGCTTCATTCCATTTGGAAACACGGTAGAACAGCTCTGCGAACATCTGGAGGCCGCCGGACTACGTCAGCACCTCGTCAACCCATTATTGATTAAATCACTGGTTGCAAAGATACCGGACCGAGAAAAACGTGATTGGATTCACTACCAACGCATCCATGCTGCAAGCGAGCCTACCCTTCGAACACTAACAGATTTCTTGATGGAAATCGTCGACGATGCCTGCGATGTAGATGTCGACATAGAGCCGAGAGCATTCCAGCGTAAAGGCAGTGTGCAACCGGCAAATAGAAAGTCAAAGGATAAGGGCGCTCTATTCAGCCATAGTGAAGCAGGATGTTCAGTGTCAGGCTCATTCAACCAGGCCAAACTGAAGCCGTGTAAAATGTGTGGAAGAACGGATCATCGTCTAAGATATTGCGAGGATTTCAGAAACATCGAATACGCCGATCGACTACAACTAGTGACCAGGGAAAAACTCTGTATCGTGTGTCTGAACGAACATGGAGGTCAGTGCAAATTTAAAATCCGCTGTAACGTCGGTGAATGTAGAGAACATCACAATCCGCTGATGCATCCGGCAGGGACTGTTGTTGGTATGAGCGCGCATATCCAGTCAAATTCGACAATTCTGTTTCGCATGGTACCAGTTCAATTACAATGGGGTGGTCAGTCAATAAAGGTACTGGCATTCCTGGACGAAGGAGCCTCCGTTACGTTGCTGGAGAAAAAATTGGCTGACCGACTAGGTGTCGTCGGTGTAAAAGAACGGCTGTCAATAAAATGGACAGCCAACGTCGTACGAGAAGAGAAAGAGTCTAGACGAATGAATATATGGGCATCAGGTGTTAGTGATAGTGCAGGTAATAAGTTATTATTACGCAATGTCCGCACGgtgaataagttgtcgttaccgCATCAGAAATTGGACTCTCAAAAGCTTATCACTCAATTCAAATACATGCAAGGATTGCCAATTGATTCTTATGATGGACAGCCCGCGTTGCTTATTGGATTGAACAACATCCACTCGTTTGCCCCATTGGAAGCAAAAATGGGTACTCCGGCAGACCCGATTGCAGTAAAATGTAACCTCGGATGGACGGTCTATGGGCCGAAGCATTCCATGCAAGCTCAAGTTGAAAATTACCTCGGTTATCACAAAGAGATTACGAACGAAGATCTACACGAACTGCTTAGGAGTCATTACGCTCTCGAAGAATCAGTAGTAATTGTGCCGCAGGAAACGAAAGAAGAGCGTCGAGCGCGAGAAACACTCGAGCGAACTACAAAACGAGTCGGTGAGCGTTTCGAAACCGGATTACTGTGGAAAACCGATAATCCTTTGTTCCCAGACAGTTATCCCATGGCGTTGAGACGAATGAGGCAACTTGAGAAACGCTTGGACAAAAATCCATTGCTACGCGAAAACGTCAACATGCAGATCAACGACTACCAACTGAAAGGCTACGCACATTTAGCTTCCTTTGATGAATTGGTTAACACCACATCTGAGAAGATCTGGTATCTTCCACTTAACGTCGTACAAAATCCGAAAAAACCGGATAAGGTACGACTCGTATGGGATGCTGCAGCAACAGTGCAAGGGGTATCACTAAATTCTAAACTGCTCAAAGGGCCGGATTTGCTTGTCCCTCTTGTAAAGGTTATTATAGGTTTCCGTGAACGACGAATAGCCTTCGGTGGTGACTTGAAGGAGATGTTCCACCAGCTGAAAATTCGTACCGAAGACAAGCAAGCACAGCGTTTCATCCACAGAATGTCTTCAGAAGACCCTCCAAGCATCTACGTAATGGACGTAGCAACGTTTGGTGCGACTAGCTCTCCGTGTTCAGCTCAATTTGTGAAAAACCGTAACGCCGAGAATTTTGCTGGTCAGTATCCAGAAGCAGCTGCGGCCATCATAAATCGACATTATGTAGATGACTACTTCGATAGCGTCGATACGATCGAAGCAGCAGTGAAGTTGGCAGCGGAAGTTCGTTTAGTACACTCGAAAGGCGGTTTCGAGATCCGGAACTGGATATCCAACTCCCCGGAAGTTCTTCGACATTTGGGAGAAGCCAAGCCTGTTGCGCCGGTATACTTCAACCGTGATAAAGAAAACTTCAAGGAGCGGGTTCTCGGAGTTATATGGGATCCAGAAACAGATCTGTTTTCTTTCTCTACGCGGCATCGTGTAGAATTGTTGAGTTATTTGTACGAAGATAAGCGACCGACAAAACGGCTAGTCGCAAGCTGTGTAATGGGATTTTTTGACCCACTCGGACTACTGTCTCCATTCACAATTCATGGCAAAATTATCATCCAGTATCTGTGGCGTTCAAAATGTGATTGGGATCAAGAGATCGATTCTAATTGCTGGAATCTATGGAAGCGCTGGACCAGTGTTTTACCCGAGGTGGAAGCAATACGGATTCCACGGTGCTATATCGGGGAAGCCAAATCCGATGAAATAGAAACCTTGGAGGTTCACATATTCACTGACGCCAGCGACCTTGCGTACGGCTGTGTGGCGTATTTGCGCGTTGTTATACGAGGTGTTGTGCAGTGTACCCTTATAATGTCTCGGGCAAAGGTAGCGCCACTGAAACGCCAGTCAATTCCCCGTTTGGAACTGATGGGGGCTGTTTTAGGGGCTCGGCTTTCACAAACCATTCTGAGCACACACTCCCATAAGATTGCTCGTACCTTCCTTTGGACCGATTCCCGCACTGTATGCAGCTGGCTTCATTCGGATCAACACAGATACAAGCAGTTCGTGGCATTCCGAGTGGGGGAAATTTGGGAACTCACGAATGTGAAAGACTGGCGGTGGATCCCAACAAAACTTAACATAGCAGATTCGCTAACAAAATGGGGACAAGGTCCGTTACTTCGAAGTGATGGAGAGTGGTTCACGGGGCCCGCCTTTCTATATCTTCCACCGAACCAGTGGCCTTCGAAAGACACCACGTTTGACGAAACAGGTGAAGAAATGAGAAGCGCTGTCCTATTTCACGGAGTTGTCGATGCCGAAGTGATTTCTCGCTGGACAAGACTGTTAAGAGTGACAGCGAGCGTCATTCGTTTCATAAATAATTGTCGACGCAAACAAAAAGGTGAACCAATATTAACATCACAGGCTACACCAAAACAACATCAGATAATTGATACGATCGGTGCGAAGACTGCAGCGGTCTTAGAACCACTCAACAGAGAAGAACTACGGCAAGCTGAAATCGTTCTATGGCGACAGGTTCAATGGGACAGTTTTCCTTGTGAAATGAGTACACTCtctaaaaacttggaacggaaaTCGGAAGAGCCGTTAGCAGTTATAAAAAAGGATAGCCCTATTTACAAAAGCTCGCCGGTTCTGGATGAAGAAGGTGTGCTGAGGATGGACGGCAGAACAGTAAATGCGAACGAAGGTTCCTTTGACAAGAAGCACCCAATAATTCTATCGCGTTTTCATCAAATCACACAGAAATTGATCCAGTACTATCATGAAGAATTCGGACACGCGAACTCGGAGACGGTGTTTAATGAAATGCGACAGCGGTTTCATATTCCAAAGCTAAGATCAACGATTAAGAACGTGGTGAAGAAATGTATCTGGTGCCGGGTGAACAAATGTCGTCCGCGATCTCCTAGGATGGCTCCGCTGCCAGTAGAGAGAGTAACCTCATCTATGCGACCATTTAGTTCAGTTGGAATCGACTATCTAGGCCCGCTGGAAGTGGTGATTGGTCGACGGAAAGAAAAACGTTGGGTGGCACTCTTTACTTGCATGGCAGTACGCGCGGTGCACCTGGAGGTGGTACATAGTCTAACCACCGAATCTTGTCGAATGGCCATCAGTCGTTTCAGCAGCAGATTTGGTAAGCCGGATCAAATCTTCTCGGATAACGCTACCTGCTTCAGAGGAGCGAACAATGAGATCGTGAAGATGCAAAAAATAAACGGCGAGTGCGCAGAAAGTTTGGCCAGCCCTACAACAGTCTGGCACTTCAATCCACCTGGTACACCCCACATGGGGGGAATCTGGGAGAGAATGGTGCGATCAGTAAAGGATGCGATGCGAACACTTGACGATGGATATAAGTTGACAGACGAAATCTTGACCACTACATTAGCTAAAGTAGCGGACATGATTAACACGCGCCCGTTAACTTACTTACCGCAAGATTCGGATGAAACCGAGGCACTGACTCCAAACCACTTCTTGCGAGGAACGGTGACTGATGCGGGCACGCAGTTTGAAGACGTGCCGTCAAATTTAGCAGAAGCTTTGCGAAAACTCTACAAACGCTCACAGTTCCTCGCTGAACGAATGTGGGAGCGATGGCGCAAAGAATATCTGCCAACAATAAACCAACGTTCAAAATGGTTCGACGAGCAGAAACCGCTGGAAATAGGCGACCTGGTGTTTGTAGTCGATGGTAAGAATCGGAAAGGATGGAAACGGGGAATCGTGGAGGCGGTAATTCAAGGCGTAGATGGACGAGTACGACAGGTGGACGTGAGAAATGCGGATGGAAGCGTTCAAAGGCGTGGCGTGGTTAATCTGGCGGTGCTGGAGATTTAG